Part of the Nicotiana sylvestris chromosome 2, ASM39365v2, whole genome shotgun sequence genome, cccaaatgttccccatgtgcttttcccagaaacgaagcgtgggggacatagggaattccaagaattcttggattccacaaatgttccccatgctttgattaaaataaaccatgctggaaatgaccaaatgacccattcgcccttgactaaatacaacatgttgcacataggatgccgaaagatggtctattattttcaggttgcttgtcctagacggacccaacccatgtgttgagtcccctaagccaaatgcacatgatgcaaataaacgttcctactagggatccgacatgtggcttcgttatactaggttcagaacctgggtgtttgttctagacctggcttacccgagcggacagctcgagccgaagtgggggcaacgtaccgggagcacgaaagtctacccggcctagttacttgtcccaatttcgtcttatttggtatgactttaacagaaaggtgggtcacgcgcacgtgtacaccataaatttagaagacatAGAAAGAAGGGTTCCGTAGcaattttatatacacaattcagataatattaaagcggtaaaagcatcatttaggcacattaggcatatatcatgtaaaaatcagataataaataaagccaactataacaattatttcaagctcaaattcttgaaccctgaaccagaggttctgggtccctagtccccagcggagtcgccagagctgtcacacctcctttttccgcacccgaggggcgcgaggggagtttttccaattaaaggacaaccgaaacgggattggtttaattatttcagagtcgccacttgggagatttagggtgtcccaagtcaccaattttaatcccgaatcgaggaaaagaatgactctatattatggtctgcgtaccaaaaatccggataaggaattctgttaacccgggagaaggtgttaggcattcccgagttccgtggttctagcacggtcgctcaactgttatatttggcttgattatctgattttatacatgttaaaacctatgtgcgagttttaaactcttgaccgcttttattattattttttacgagaattgcaacgtcgtgaaaatatatctcaaaccacgttacatcaatgcacccgtggttattgacatatctcgactcggttgagatttggatttgggtcacataaatgtgcacccgaattaaggagaataaattattaagacgcgcctaaagcgactaacgtattGATATTTTggtagggccgcgaaatttgttaaacggcttGTCCCGAGTTCTAAGCATTTAGTACATAtatttgtgagggctccgcaatctgtgcatttttatttttggcgaagctagtctcgttttttattttattttttttctttttttttagaaaaaggacaaggctaaaatgactacatttctttgctacttcgcgaggtcatggatcgtagattaaacttatttgatgaaacgagtatttttccgcggaattaaattactactatgattttaacattgctactacatgtacaaacaactattaagacaaacattgaGATAACAATGATCTgagcatgaagaaacaaaatgccgaataactacttaaCATAACGGAACAAAGGAAATACATTCACGaacaaatttcaatatcatacggagttaattaacaagaaatagcaacttacaaacatcatatgaatatgtctcgctcatttgcatactattcgcatgaactaggattgtatttcaacgAACACATGTACATGTtactaaacaacaaatatgaaggacacggacagagatgacctacttgatattattgtccgatgcgttggacccgcgacgaaacctcggacaacaacctctacgtaccggacctcgacgaaccaaagacgacctcaacggacctcaccccggacagaacttctgggctACCTTTTCGTACGTTTTCAGTTAAGCTTCAGccggtgtgtgtgtgtgtgtgtttttcggTCAGCCATGGCAAATGGGGGAAGGGTCGTTCATGGATGGATGTTGCAGGCAGTCGTTTGGACGTAGGGGTGCGACTGGATGGTCACCTTGGGCAGTGGCGACGGGAGGGGCTGCTCATGGTAGCTTTTGGCCTGGTGGGGATGATAGTTTGATAtgaggtcgtttgggcagtgtGGTGCAGCAGCAATGGTGGACAGCAGGTGGTCGCCGGTGAGTGACGTCGGAAAAGCTGAAAGGGTCGACGGGAGGGTCTGTTTGGTGTAGGGTTTGGTTGCGACAGTAGGGGTGGTGGTCGACGATAGAGATGGGTAGGTTTCAGTTGACGACGGGAGAAAGGAGGTGGTTGTTTGGGTCCTTTTGCTGGGTTCCGGCGTcgggggggtgggggtggggtgctACGGTGGTTTTGGTGGTGGGAAGCTTAGGAGGAGGAGGGGTGGTTGTTCTTGGTGGTTTTGGGCAGTAGGGTCGACGCGGTGGAGCTGGGAGGTTGCTGTTCCGGCGTCGGGGAGGGTTTGCGACCGTAGGGgtgccggggaaggtgacgggtgGTGATGGAGGTGTTGCTTATGGTGGTTTTGGGTGGTGGAAGGGCTGGTTTCGTTTGGGGTCGTAgggtttttctcttcttcttctttaggaagaagagaGATGAACAGTTGCCTCTCCTAAATTTTTGAAAGTCCTCccctttttcaaaatgtttttgtccgtgtatttagcatgggtttgcccagaaaaatgagcccacgcgtggtggggttcaaggcatatgtccctcacgcgtggtggggttccccatgtgtcctggacacggtttattatgggctaggtccgaaaattaggcctaaaaccgggtagtttgaacccgaatattattcttttgcccggacccgagaaataggaacacgttgcttaactagtcctatgtaagcaaaataactaccaaaaataagactagtatttaaacaaaactatatctttttaaatattttttcaagatttaaaatagctacaaaatattaatgaaactatttttttgtaattttcgttttaaatattaagataaaatatgaggtaatatttttgtatttttcaaagttaaaatgactataaaaccttaatagaactatattttttgtaattttcgaaattatataaagtacaaaaataaagtgcaatttttgtatttttcaagtttatgagagatacataaactaaaatttatatatatattttttgaaattttctttttgcaacgaaataaagtaaaaatagttaaaatagctatactagacccaatttcacatattcacgctaaaaatgtgaaaattcttggggagggtcaaaaatcacgtgcttacaatacctTCCTGGGAAGAGGATATTATGGCCCACGTAGAGAGGTTTTTGAACGTGTACACGCACCCTTTTACGTTGGGTCCTCTCGACCGACTCGTGCTCGAATTTGTGTCGAAGATATCGAGTTACTTTGGCTCAGATCCATCCCTCTTTCTGGCGAATCatgttgatgatgagatttttaGCTGAAAAGGCCGAGCTCGAGTTCACTCTTAGCCACCTCATTAGATTGTATCGGCCTTTGCATCATCGAGATCTAATTACACTACGACGCTGATATACTAAGCCCTTTATTGCTAGTGATGACGAGGACAGGGATCGAGGGTGGATAAGTCGGTTTGTTCGAGTGAGCACGGTTGATATTATTCTTGCGGAGTTCCTGTCGTTtcccgagaaatggaatttcaagcGTAAGTGATATACTGTACTCTATTATTTTTGTTCTCAGTGAAACCAGACTCTGTAAGGacgttttctttccttttccgcAGCGATCCCGTGGATGCCAAATGAGGTCCCCGATCTTGCGGACTGGGCCTGTAAACTGGCAGCCTCTTCGAGTTATGACGAGCGCAAGTGGCGAGATTTGTCGAAGGGAAAATGGGAGGCTAAGCACCATGGTATGTTCTATGTAGTCCTTCTCTCGAGGAGTACTTTCCTTTACGTACACTAATTTCTTTTTTGGAGGCATCGATGAGTTTTTTGAGGTGAGACTGTCCCCTTTCGAGGAGGAGGAAGGACATTTTATTTCTGAGACAAGGAaggataataaaagaaaaatatcctCGAAGGACAAGGATTTCCATAGCAAAGTAGGACTCGCCGAAGGCACGAAGAGGACGTTGCCACTGACGAAGATCTCATATTTATCGATTGTTCTGTGCACATCAATGCACCCGGAGAGGATGACTCTATATTGATGGTCTCAAACCAGGAGGCCTCCTTAGACTGTTGAGCCTGCTGGGCTCGAGGCCCCTCGTCCCGAGAGAGAGATTCCACAAGAGAGGAGGGGCGAAGGTCCTTTATTACCTGATTTGGTAGTTGGTTCTTGGACGTTGGGAAGTACTCCGAGGGAAATGGGCTTCGACGCATCTTCACCCAATTAGAGCACCTTGGGTTGCTCTATCGGGGCCGATGACACCGAGCCGGTAGATGCAAAATCGACCTTCGAGGAAGCTCAGTGACTCTGCTCTATGGTGAGTTTGAAGCCATTATAAGTTTTCTAACTTCATACTTTCTTCTCTTTAACTGAACCTTCTTTCTCATAGGCCTTCGATAAGCTCAAGTTTGAGCTGATTCGCTGTGAGGCTAATTTGCGTAAAGCCTTGAATAGGGAGAAATCTCTCAGGCTTATTTGTGATAAGAAGACAAGAGAGCTGATACATCTTCGATCGGAGTTGAACTGAAGTCATGATTTCGAAGGCAACCTCGAGAAACAGGTAACCTCTATTTTGAGGGAATACAAGCTTCTTCTCCTATCTTCGAAAATTAACGTTTCGATATCTCAGCTGCGGAGATAGATAGAGACACTGGAACGCCTTCGGGGTGAAGCCAACCAGGTTAATTCTGAATGCAACGAATTAAAGGCACATATAAATGCTCATTTTGCGGCCAAAAGAACACTTTGGCTAAGGCCTCCGCCCTCGAGATACAACTTCGTAATGCTAGAGAAAGTAACTTGGTCCAGACGATCAGGATTTCTAAGCTTGAAACAgatcttttgaagatgaaggccgaAGTTGTGGACGCTCGAGCCGAAGCCGAAGAGGTCCGAGCAAAGGCCGATAAGAAGGTGTCCATCTATCTGAAAGATGCTGCTGAAGCTCGTACGAAGTTGAGAGAGGCTTCCGATCGAGAGAGGAGAAGCAATGAGTATGCCCTATGTAGATCCCGGAGGGAAactctcgaggagattcatggtaagggcttcgatctctcggaggAGATAGAGCAGGCCAATGCGGATGAATTCGATGCCAAGTTCCTCGTTTCCGATGCTGAAGACAATGAGGATGAGGCCGGTGAGGGAGCTGGTCCCGAGGGAGCCGATGGAGATATAGTCCCCGAGGGGGGAAAGGCTATGTTCCCGAGGGTAGACTAggtttttctttcttgttcttcgtATAGGGCTCCCTATAGGAGTGTCATAAATGTATCTTTGTACCattatttataataaaaaagGAACCCTTTGGTTTTCCCTTTATATAAATTTCCACTTGCTTGTGTCTTTCTTTATGTTTTGAGTTTTGATGCTTACCGATAATTAGTCCCATATGTTGGACTTTAAGATAAGAACCCTTAGGTTGTGCTTGGTGAGTAATTGATAATAGTTGACCGTTTAGGGCTCGGTCCTCGAATCAAGTTTTGACTCGGGCTCATTGACCCTTAGGTTTTCAACATATTGGCCCTTAAGCTCTTTAGCTCGGCCCTGAGGCTCCGTGGATTGGCCCTGAGGCTCCGTGGATCGGCCCTGAGGCTCTTTAGATTGGACCTGAGGCTCTTTATGTTGGCCCTGAGGCTCTTTTTAGGTTGGGTCGATTCAACCTTTAATTTGGCTATAGTTTTCCCCCATTACGGCTGAAgattttgaagttttgattatgcGTTGGCATGTTTTGTGTTCGTCCAACTCTTCGATGACTCAaataagaacctcgattatgagttGATATGTGACGATAATTGAGTACCTCGGGAGGTTCTCTTAAAGGTTGATTTTTCAAAGCCTTTTTGCTGAAGGCTAATTGTCTCGAAGCCTTTTcatgtttggagctgatatgatcaaAACTCCTTTGCTTATGCCGGGGGTAGtctgattaaccggttctttttgaagtattttcgaagtacttgaaggcctttaattttatGGTGGcggtcggacgtctccgagctgcGTTAATTCGGCCGGAGCCTTTTGATATGACCGTAGCCTTTATGTTCGGCCATAGCCTGTAGTCCCAGGGTGAGATGAcctcggcgtctatatcgagggtatgtctttttaggggtcttacaagttcggaTATATAGCCTTGGCCTTAATATCGGGGttatgcctttttaaggtcttataagtTTAGGCATGCATCGTTGAGGCCTTACAGATTTGATATTGCCTCATTGAAGGCTTATGAGCTCGAAGTTGCCTAATCAAGGTCTTACAAATTCGAGTTTTCGATGGCTCGTTGATCTGACTGTCCCCGAGTGTTTGAGAGTTTTTGGCCCTTGAGCCGTCTTATGAGAAAGTAGTGAACTCCTTCAAGGCACAAAGTGTTTTGGTAAGCAAAGAGGCTTCCTCAATTACTTGATATATGCGTACATGTTTTTTGCCTTTGGAGGCTCGATTATTctacatggacacggttcatttgaccgtttggcccaatacAACATTCTCCTATCGAGGTCCTCCTAGGCATAGTTCGATTTCGTTGAAGAGGTGACCTCCCGGGGTGATTCCCCCCAGTAGTTGAGGTTGatcgaagagaagccttgaatacttgatgagttatccttaggtagcatatggatgttgcctcgttaaaaacctcgtcgGTAAACCCcgtttgggataaaacccgatctaagggaaaaagtgCACAACGtatgctttaaaacccaaggtctttgAGCAGGAGGGTGCTTCGATTCCTCTGAATCGAACACCTGAAATAAGTTAGTataaaacataaatgaaaagggagaggGTTGTACCTTAGCAATGATAGCGTTTGAGCCTCGATATGTTTCAATTGCTTACTCTGAGGATGCGGCACGATCCTTTATTCACTCGGGTGCAGCCGAGAAAGTAGGTTATGGTTGCTACTTGTTTGCTTGTCATTTGGCTTCTTCGATGTAGAGGGCGTCAATGCCAGTGCCACGCCGTGCACCGCGGACATCTCTCTTGCTGCATGATGCTCCCCGTACACAGCTTTTACTCCATCCTtggttggaaacttcatcatttgatgaagggttcaTGACACTGCCCTTATACTGTGTATCCACTTCCaagtaaggcattgtatctcatgtcaccttcgatgacatgaaacttggtatCTTGGATTGTACTGGCCACATTGACTGGGAGGATGATCTCCCCTTTTGTTGTCTCGCTCACCATCTTGAATCCATTGAGGGCTCGAGAGGCGGGTACAatctggtcgagcagtccgagctgctccaccaccctcgacctgattatgttggccgagctacctggatccacaagcatacgtttaatttgaaatttattcaaaagaaaagaaattaccagtgcgtcattatgagaCTGAGACAAGGTCTCAATATCCTCTTCGCTGAACGTGAGAGCATCCTCTggtatgtaaccccgagttcgcttttccctagTAATGGATATTTTCGTTCGCTTGACAACGGGTCCCTGTAGGGCATCTacccctccaatgatcatgtggatgacgtgctGTGGTTTTTCTGGTTCGTTCTTCCTGTTCGCCTCTTTTTCCCGAAATTGGTTTTTAGCTCGGTTGCtgaggaactctcgaaggtgCCCTTCGCTGAtcagtcgggctacctcttctcgaAGCTGtctgcaatcctcggtcctatgaccgtgagTGCCGTGATATTTGTATATCAAGTTAGGGTTCCTCTGTGAAGGATGATAATAGGTTAAATCTAGGTAATTTGGCGATTGTTTATGCTCccacttgattatattccaatatcataatatggttaattgatgaaaaataggctctaattgtgaattgtaTATATTGCAGGATGATGAGCCTAGGTGATGCCTTAAACAGTTGTGATTGGAACCATTTTGGAGCAAGAAAAACCCCTCAGAGCTGAGTACGCTTGAAGACGAGGAACAGAAGAGATGAAACACCGAATTGGACATGCGTGTCCAGGTGCGCGACCGCGCTCCTTTTACCGCGTCCATGACAGAATCTCATCCAGGTGTGCGGTCGCGCTAGTCCAAAATCCGGGAAGAGTTATTTAGGGGCAGAATTGGAAATCTGGAGGAAAActcacttaacctatataaagtcaagctcgcccaaggaaGAAAGAGAAGTTTTTCAGAGTCTAGTGCAAGATATAGAGAgacaagaggcaaggaggagatttgactgtcaagttcttcttttcttctcttggtttttgctatttgggatgaaattgaacctatttgtgatgaacactagtatgagtagctaaaacctattgttctagggtcatgggtgaaacatgaatgttgttgtttgaagtttaatttgacaaagttggtttatcatattgggttgtttatttaattctgcttttaattattttgctgagtagctaacagtgaaatactatctacgaatctttagttgaactcgaaagtgggaactttagattgcatatagaattaaatagagcaagtttttGAACCCGGGCCTCGAGGAACGGATTagcaattgggatagacatatacccaattgccttgcttggttgaaatacaggaattgtaaatgcattcttgttaatcttaatttcatagacatataggcattgagttAACTTGAATAGGTGAGTAaggactcgacagattcttacGAGTAACattaaccctgtcaatcaataaTCCAGGTAAATCGATTAGTCATTTTAATCTAAGAACATAACACGATTGTTAACTAGCCTGTGACCGTGGAATATCCTCTCCTACTGTTTGTTACTCGGAATTGTTATTTGTTTGGTTAATTGCTCTAGTTAGATTATTGCTTGGTAGTTAggtagtaaaacaattacatctctATTTTGTGAAAAAACCTCTTGAATAGACAAAttaattgagtttgaattagtcaacagttaattataagtcttcgtgggaacgatactctactcactactctattacttgacgatcacgtgtacttgcgtgagtgtttttggtcgcaacaagtttttggcgccgtttccggggacttagaaattagctacttgactgagttgagcttttattatttatttattcaagttttaattttcagttcactttgtttgtgcCAATACATGTTTTCTTTTCTTGAATGCAAAGAAGTAGAAGCGCAAACAATATCCTTCCTCTTGATCCCGAAATTGAACGAACACTCCACAAATTGAGGAGGGAGGTGGAAGCTAGAACTAGAattgaaagagagttggacatcgtAGTTCAACCACAACCAATTGAGATGGCAGGTAATGAGGAACGCGCGGTAATCGAAGCCGCAAGGCCCCGTCTGGATAATATGACTCAgctattgtgaagcctgatatcGCTGGGCACTTTGAGCTAAAATAATACATGGTGCAACTGATCCAATCCACAGGGCTATTTGTGGGTTTACCTCATGAAGACccgcagaggcacattcagaatttctTGGAAATTACGGACACTTACAATTATCTAAACATTTACAAGGACTATGTTAGGTTGACACTTTTCCCCTTTTCACTGATCGGGGAAGCTAAGGAGTGGTTGAATAAGGAGCCAGCAAATTCAATCtgcacttgggatgatctggcaaggaaattcttaatcaagtttttccccactaagAAAACAAAGATATTGAGGAGTCAAATTCTTGGGTTTGAACAACGAGCTAGCGAGACACTTCGTCAAGCATGGGAAAGGTACAAGAAGATGCTCAGAGACTGTCCTCATCATTGACAGACGGACGAGGTATTGGATCACACTTTTGTAGATGGGTTAGATGATgcttcaaagatgaatcttgattcagttTGTGGGGGTAGTTGCATGGCCAGACCGTACAGTGAAATCCAAATCTTGTTGAATAACTTCACTACTAATGATAATAACTGGCAATGTGAGGGTGATTCACGAAAGGCAGTTAAGCAAAAATCAGCTGGGTTACTTGAGCTTGACGAAGTGTCAGCCATGAGAACCGATATTGCAAAGCTGGCCAATCAGATGACTAGGATGACAATGCAACAGCCACAGACAATGCAACATGTACAACAAATGACTATTTGTTGCGAACTCTGTGGCGACAATCATATGAGTGATATGTGCCCCACGAATCCAGAATCCATCTATTATGTGGGGCAATAGAACAGAGGTCCACCGAATCAGTATGCACAATATGGAAATTCTTACAatccaaattggaggaatcatcccaACTTCTCATGGGGTGGAAATCAATAGAATTAGAATCAGCATAGACCCCAAGGGAGTTTCAATCAACCTCAGAGACCACACCAACAAATGGAAGAAAGTACCAATGATTTGCTAAAGAAGttgttgattgacaatcagcAACTCATGACTGACTTCAGAAATCTTGAAAGGCAAATGTGGAAGTTAGCAACAAATCAAAACACTAGACCTGTAGGCGCTCTCCCTAGTGATACAGAAAAGAACCCTCAAGTGAATGCAATTACACTTAGAAACGGGAAAGAGCTAGAGGAAGtgccaaagaaaaagagagacaaGCTCATACCTGAGGGAGAGTTgatccctaaagtgactcatgAGCCAAAGAATGATGCTGAAATTCCAGAGCCAGTGGAGTCCCCAAGGCCGCCACCACCTTTCCCCcagagattgcagaaaaagaatgatgatcgcatgttcacaaaatttctctctatgttgagccaGGTTCAATTGAATATCCCACTTGTTGATGTGCTTCGTGAAATTCCAAAGTAtgataagtacataaaagatatagtGGATCACAAGAGAAGATTAACTGAATTTAAGACAGTggcacttactgaggagtgcacttcaagggtccaaaataagctccctcaaaagcttaaggatcctggcAGCTTCACGATTCCTGTGCGcattggtaatattgatgtgggtCGTGCTCTTTGCGATTTGGGGGCGAGCATAAATCTGATGCCCCTATCTTTGTTCAAGCAATTGGTCCTTGGAGCTCCAAGGCCCACTACTATGATGTTGCAGTTGGCTGATAGATCGATAGCACACCCTgaaggggtgattgaagatgtgttgcTGCAGATTGGGAAGTTCATATTCCCTGCTGATTTCATTATCCTTGATTATGAGGCTGATGAACTGGTTCCAATCATATTAGGGCGACCTCTCTTAGCTACTGGTGATGCAATTATCAAAGTGAGAGAGGGAAAGATGATTTTGAGGGTAGATGACGAGGAAGTAGTTTTTAAAGTCTACAAGGCAATCCAACTTCTCTACCACTATGATGAGCTCTCAATGATAATTGTTGTTGAGGCTGATGAGAAAATTCAATATCCGAGGGTATATCTAGACGATTCTCTGGAGAAGGCACTTATTTTGCTTGATAGCCTGGGGGCTGATgaggaggttgaggagatgatgcACATCCTTGATACATCTTGTGCGTACATGCAAGGGATACACCCCTTTGAGCCTTTGAATAGGCCAGAGGGACCTCCTCCAAAGCCGTCAATTGAGGAAGCCCCAAAATTGGAGCTTAAACCTCTCCCACCTCACCTGCAGTATGCTTATTTGGGTGACTCTGACACTTTACCCGTTATTGTTTCTTCTGACTTGTCTA contains:
- the LOC138885425 gene encoding uncharacterized protein produces the protein MEESTNDLLKKLLIDNQQLMTDFRNLERQMWKLATNQNTRPVGALPSDTEKNPQVNAITLRNGKELEEVPKKKRDKLIPEGELIPKVTHEPKNDAEIPEPVESPRPPPPFPQRLQKKNDDRMFTKFLSMLSQVQLNIPLVDVLREIPKYDKYIKDIVDHKRRLTEFKTVALTEECTSRVQNKLPQKLKDPGSFTIPVRIGNIDVGRALCDLGASINLMPLSLFKQLVLGAPRPTTMMLQLADRSIAHPEGVIEDVLLQIGKFIFPADFIILDYEADELVPIILGRPLLATGDAIIKVREGKMILRVDDEEVVFKVYKAIQLLYHYDELSMIIVVEADEKIQYPRVYLDDSLEKALILLDSLGADEEVEEMMHILDTSCAYMQGIHPFEPLNRPEGPPPKPSIEEAPKLELKPLPPHLQYAYLGDSDTLPVIVSSDLSKLQEEKLLRVLREHKRALGWTMSDIKGISPAFCMHKILMEDGHKPSVERQRRLNPIMKEVVRK